The Elusimicrobiota bacterium genomic sequence GCCGTAGGATGAATCTTAGGCTGCCCAAAATCCGGATTGCGGCTTGAATCTTTGCCCAGAGCCTCGGATAGCCCCTCGAACTCTCCCTTCCTCACATTGGCCAAATTCTCCCGTTCAGGCCTGGTCGCTGAAAAGCCGTACAAAAACACGGGGATATCAAGCTCCTTGGCCAACCGTTCTCCCAATTTTTGCGACAACGCAACGCATTCCTTGAGATCGACGCCAAAGAGGGGCGTAAAGGGAATGACATCCGTAGCGCCCATTCTGGGATGCTCGCCTTTATGCCGGCGCATATCAATCAGCTCCACGGCTTTTTTGGCGCCTCGGAAAGCTCCTTCCGCAACCGCATCAGGGGCGCCCACGAAGGTCACTACGGAGCGGTGATGGTCTTTATCCATCTCAATATCCATCAACACGACTCCGGCTTCGCGGATGGCGGCCACGATAGCCTGGACTTTGGCGGGATCGCGGCCCTCGCTGAAATTAGGAACGCATTGAACAAGCTTCATACCAACTTTAAACGCTTAATCCATCGCTGCGGACTCGCATAATCATTAAAGTAAAAGTCGGGCTTAGCCGCCCGTAGTTCGCTGCCGGAAACAGGACCCGTGGCCACGGCCACGCTTCGGTAGCCGCAGGCGCGGGCCGCGGCAATATCGCGCCGAGTGTCGCCGATGATAAACACCTCGTGTTTGCGGAAGCGGCGCCGGTAATGACGCATGGCCTTAGCCACCCCTTTGCGCAGAAGCTCGGGCCGTTTGATGGAATCGGTCGAAAATCCGCCGACGGGAAAAAAGCGGTTCAACTTTGAGCGACTCAATTTAATGCGCGCGCCTTTTTCCAAATTACCCGTGCCCAGGGCCAAATAAACCCCCGGCAAACGCGAAAGCATGCGCAAAAAATCCTTGATGCCGTCGATCATGCGATAACCACGGCTGGCGCGCACCCGAGGTTTAAGGAACGAAGGGAAAATCCGCGTCAAATGCCGCAACTCCCCGGGTCGCGGATGACGTTTCATTTTTCGTTCAAAAACTTCAAGAAAAATGGCCGGGTCCGTTTTCCCCCGCCCTTCAATCCCCTCCAGGGCGCCGGCAAGCCCGTATTGCTTTAAAAAAAGGTCTTCAATGGCCCTTTTGCCCGCGCCGCCGGTGACGAGCAAAGTGCCGTCCAAGTCAAAAACCAAAAGTTTGCGCTTAGGGACCCTACCCATTCCAAAAAACGACATGGCCCTTCTTAACGACGCCGCAAACCATATTGACGGCGAAATAATAGGGGATTTCCCGGTAATCCGAAACATCCAATACAATAAGATCGGCTTGTTTGCCGGCTTCGAGGCTGCCCAATTTGCGTCCCAGAGCCAGGGCATGAGCCCCGTTGATGGTGGCGGCGACCAAAGCTTCCTCGGGTTTAAGTTTCATTTGATTGACGGCCAACGACAGAATAAAACTCATGTTCACGGTGGGCGATGTGCCCGGGTTGAAATCAGTAGCCAAGGCCACAGCCAAACCCTTGTCGATCATTTTGCGCGCCGGCGGATAGCGCTTGGTCGCCAAAAAGAAATTGGAACCCGGGCATAGCGTGGCCATGGTGTCCGATCCGGCCAAAAACTTCATATCGCCGTCTGTTATGCAATCCAAATGATCTACTGAAACTGCGCCCAGTTTATAGCCCAGGTAAGCGCCGCCGGTATGATGAAGCTGCTCGGCATGAAGCTTAAGCCCGTAGCCCAATTCCTGAGCGCGAAGCAAAATCCGGCGCGCTTCGTCCCTGTTGAAATAACCCTCATCGCAAAAAATATCACAAAACTTGGCGAGCCCGCTAAGTTCGGGAATCATGCGCTCGCAAAGATAATCGATATAACCCTCGCGATCGGCTTCGTACTCTTTGGCAAGCGCGTGGGCGCCCAAAAACGTGGGGATGATTTCCAGCGGAGTCTTTACCGAGGCCATTACAGAAAGCATCTTACGCTCGGCTTCAAGCTCAAGCCCGTAGCCTGATTTGATCTCCATGGTGGTGATGCCGTAACTCAAGGCGCGGCGCGCCCAGCGTTCCAGATGAACCTCCAGGTTCTTTTCCGGCGCCGCCCGTAAATCCTCCACGGAACGCTTAATGCCGCCGCCCTGGGCCGCGATTTGCTCATAGCCGGCTCCCTGCGCACGCATCTCGAAATCCTTGAGCCTGGAAGCGGCGAACACCGCATGGCTGTGGCTGTCAACGAACCCGGGCATCATCACCCGCCCGGCGGCATCGAGTTCCTGAACCTGGCGGCCTTCGGTTTTTTTACGCACTTGGGCATAAGGACCCACAGCCTCGATTTTTTCGCCGTTCATTAAAACAGCATGGTCCTTGCCTAAGCAACCGATTTCCCCCATGGCTTTGCCGCGCCTGGGCCCAATCGGCCCGGACATGGTCACAATCTGCGCCGCGTTGATGATCAGCAGCATGCGTCCCCTAAAAACCACCGCGCGCTTTCTTCAAGAGCCTGCTGCCATGCGACTTTTGGCTGATAACCCAACTCATGAAGCAAAGGGCTGGTTGCCCAATGGCAGTCATGAGCCGCGACCTCAACCCTGTAACGCGTCACGCCCAAAGGAACGGCCGGGATCGCGCGGTGAATCCATTCATTGGCCCAGCCCGCGGCATAGGCCAACGGATAAGGCACGCTGCGGATATGAACTGACGAATTCATGATGCGTCCCAACTCCTCAAAAATATCCATCCAGGAAACTTGATTATCATCAGTGGCGACCAGCGTTTTCCCTGCGGCTTGCGGGGCCGAGGCAGCCAGGCAAACGGCGTCGACTAGATTGCCGACATAGGATGTGGCCACCAGCTTGCGGGCGCCGCGCACGAAAAAAATTCGTCCCGAGCGGACCGCCCGGCAGATCGGCGCCGTGCTTTTGACGTCCCCCGGGCCGAACACCCAGAAACCCGGCCTTATAATCGTCCACGACAATCGCCCAAAATCACCGTTGGTCAATACACGCTCGGCCTCAAGCTTGCTTCGAGTATAGCCAAACGCGAAATTATCCGGAGTTTCCAGACCGTCGGCATGAACGCGGTCTTTGAAGCGATGAACCGACAAACTCCCCAACAAAAGAAAGCGGCCGCAGCCGCCAGCGCGGCAAGCCTCGGCCAGATGTCGGGTCGCCGACACATTTGGTTCTTCAAAATCCCGGTAAGGGCCCCAATCCCTCAGGAACGCGGCCAGATGAAAAACACAATCGTAGCCTCCGCTCACAAACTCAAGACCGCTGGGTTGGCGCAAATCATGAACGGCCATCCGGTCGCAATAGGGTTTAACGAACCCGGCGTCCACGCCCGGTTGAATAATAGCGCTGACCGAATCGCCGCGCTCCTTCAAGGCCCGGACAAGATGATGTCCGATGAAACCCGTGGCGCCGGTGACCAAAACCTTATTCATTGATTGACGCAGAAATAATCGGTCAAAAATCCGAGTTGGGCATGAAGGAAGAAAGACGGCCAAACGCTTTTGGTCGCCAGCGCCAAATAGCCGTAAAAAACGCCCCCTGGCAGCGCGCCCCAAAATTCAGGCCAAGGCTTGCCCCAATGAAGAAGCGTGGATAACAACACCTGAGCGGCCATGGCCGCGGCCATCCCCGATCGATCAGCCATCCGAAGCTGGATATACCCCCTGAAAAAAAACTCCCAAGCCAAATAATAGCCCAGATACCCCAGATAATAGGGAATGCCTGCGCTTAAATCCGACCAAGCCCAGGGACAGAGAGGATACTCTGATTGAAAATCGCCCCGGCGCGACGCCCACCAAGCGCTGGCGGCCATCACCATCACGCCTCCGGCGCAAAGCGCAATCGTGCGCAGGTCCCAACGAGGCAGGGACAGGCCTGTTCGGAGCCGAATGGGCTCTCCTGCATCCAGGGCGACAGACGATAACAGCGGAACAATCAACAATAAAATAACAGCCAGCGCCCACTGCGTGAAAGGGCGGGCCAGGCATAACGATTCGGGCGTCACCAGCCACCGGCCGGCGACTGAATCAATCGCATCAGGCCGGCTCGCCAAGTAATACACAAGGCAATTGATCACGATGAACGCCCAGGCGGCGCTATTGGGCTTGCGCTTGCCCAGGGTTAAAGCCATCCCTTCTCCTGATACCAGGACAATGTCCGGCGGCAAGCGGTTTCAAGGGGAGTGTAATCGACAAAGCCGATCTCTTGGACCAGTTTGGCGCTGGAACAAACCCAGGAGCCGGCCAAAAATTCGCGGGCCTTATCTCTGGTGAACATCGGACGGCGTCCCAACGCACGCCCGCCCCACTCGCCGGCAAAAGCCGCGCAACGCAACAACAACCGTGGGATAGCGACGGTCCGAACGCGGTTGTGTCCGGCCAAATGCGCGATTTTCTCCATCAAACGCCCCATTTCAATGCTTTCCGGATAAGACACAAAGTATGTTTGGCCCACGGAGCGATCATGTTGGATTGCCGCAACGATAGCCCGTGCCAAATCTTCGACGTAAACAACGCTGGCCAGCATGGGTTGGCCGGCCAAGCGAAAAGCCCATCCCTTGCTGGCCCATAAAAAAATCGGCAGCGTCGCCTGATCCCCGGGGCCGAACACAACCGGAGGCCGGATCACGGTCACCGGAACTTTGGATTCAAGGGCTAAGGCTTCGGCCTCAAGCTTGCTTTGGCCGTAGACGGAAATAGGCCTGGGCGCCATGGTTTCATCGACAAAACTTCCGTTGACCGAGGGCCCGGCCGCGGCCAGGCTGGAAACCAGAACCACGCGCTTGACCGAGGGCCCGGCCGCCTGAATCACGTTTTGAGTGCCGCCGACATTGACCCGCCGAAACTCCTCTTCCTTCGATGGCAAAATGACGCCGGCCAGATGGAACACATAATCACAGCCTTCAGCGGCCGTTTTAACGGATACGGCATCCGTAACATCGCCGTAAGCCCAATCAAGACTCAAGCCATCAAGTAGGGAACGATTTGACGAACGACGGATCAAAGCCCGCACATTGAATCCCTGGCCGACAAGGAACCGGCACAAAACGCTGCCAACAAAGCCGTTGGC encodes the following:
- a CDS encoding HAD hydrolase-like protein, translating into MGRVPKRKLLVFDLDGTLLVTGGAGKRAIEDLFLKQYGLAGALEGIEGRGKTDPAIFLEVFERKMKRHPRPGELRHLTRIFPSFLKPRVRASRGYRMIDGIKDFLRMLSRLPGVYLALGTGNLEKGARIKLSRSKLNRFFPVGGFSTDSIKRPELLRKGVAKAMRHYRRRFRKHEVFIIGDTRRDIAAARACGYRSVAVATGPVSGSELRAAKPDFYFNDYASPQRWIKRLKLV
- a CDS encoding imidazolonepropionase, whose protein sequence is MLLIINAAQIVTMSGPIGPRRGKAMGEIGCLGKDHAVLMNGEKIEAVGPYAQVRKKTEGRQVQELDAAGRVMMPGFVDSHSHAVFAASRLKDFEMRAQGAGYEQIAAQGGGIKRSVEDLRAAPEKNLEVHLERWARRALSYGITTMEIKSGYGLELEAERKMLSVMASVKTPLEIIPTFLGAHALAKEYEADREGYIDYLCERMIPELSGLAKFCDIFCDEGYFNRDEARRILLRAQELGYGLKLHAEQLHHTGGAYLGYKLGAVSVDHLDCITDGDMKFLAGSDTMATLCPGSNFFLATKRYPPARKMIDKGLAVALATDFNPGTSPTVNMSFILSLAVNQMKLKPEEALVAATINGAHALALGRKLGSLEAGKQADLIVLDVSDYREIPYYFAVNMVCGVVKKGHVVFWNG
- a CDS encoding NAD-dependent epimerase/dehydratase family protein, with protein sequence MNKVLVTGATGFIGHHLVRALKERGDSVSAIIQPGVDAGFVKPYCDRMAVHDLRQPSGLEFVSGGYDCVFHLAAFLRDWGPYRDFEEPNVSATRHLAEACRAGGCGRFLLLGSLSVHRFKDRVHADGLETPDNFAFGYTRSKLEAERVLTNGDFGRLSWTIIRPGFWVFGPGDVKSTAPICRAVRSGRIFFVRGARKLVATSYVGNLVDAVCLAASAPQAAGKTLVATDDNQVSWMDIFEELGRIMNSSVHIRSVPYPLAYAAGWANEWIHRAIPAVPLGVTRYRVEVAAHDCHWATSPLLHELGYQPKVAWQQALEESARWFLGDACC
- a CDS encoding CPBP family intramembrane metalloprotease gives rise to the protein MALTLGKRKPNSAAWAFIVINCLVYYLASRPDAIDSVAGRWLVTPESLCLARPFTQWALAVILLLIVPLLSSVALDAGEPIRLRTGLSLPRWDLRTIALCAGGVMVMAASAWWASRRGDFQSEYPLCPWAWSDLSAGIPYYLGYLGYYLAWEFFFRGYIQLRMADRSGMAAAMAAQVLLSTLLHWGKPWPEFWGALPGGVFYGYLALATKSVWPSFFLHAQLGFLTDYFCVNQ
- a CDS encoding NAD-dependent epimerase/dehydratase family protein encodes the protein MNATALVTGANGFVGSVLCRFLVGQGFNVRALIRRSSNRSLLDGLSLDWAYGDVTDAVSVKTAAEGCDYVFHLAGVILPSKEEEFRRVNVGGTQNVIQAAGPSVKRVVLVSSLAAAGPSVNGSFVDETMAPRPISVYGQSKLEAEALALESKVPVTVIRPPVVFGPGDQATLPIFLWASKGWAFRLAGQPMLASVVYVEDLARAIVAAIQHDRSVGQTYFVSYPESIEMGRLMEKIAHLAGHNRVRTVAIPRLLLRCAAFAGEWGGRALGRRPMFTRDKAREFLAGSWVCSSAKLVQEIGFVDYTPLETACRRTLSWYQEKGWL